ACATTCCGCCGCCAGAACCGAAGCCGTAGCTATGCAAACCGGAGGCCAGAACGAAATTGACGCCATACCAGGTCATCAAGATCAACCAAAAACCGAGAATGGCGCCCACGGCGGTTCCAAAATCGCGCAGCCAGTTGATGGATCGAGCGTGAAGAATGACCATATAGCCCAACAGCGAAATCAACGCCCAGG
This sequence is a window from Candidatus Omnitrophota bacterium. Protein-coding genes within it:
- a CDS encoding ABC transporter permease; this encodes WALISLLGYMVILHARSINWLRDFGTAVGAILGFWLILMTWYGVNFVLASGLHSYGFGSGGGMYVLIYLGLELLFLVLAGWKYRLFQNEEMNRIAASAAAK